The stretch of DNA GCTGGGAGTGGGGGAGATGTCACCAACCAGATCACACAAATTATAATTTGAATCAATGTACAGAGAAAGACAATTGATCTTTGTTGTTTGGGTCCAAACCATTTCATCACATTACTGGCCGGCAGGGTTGCTTTAAATGCCATCAGGACTACCAGAGTTTTACTAAGAATACAGGAAGTGCTGAGAGCAAAGCTAACTCCAAACACAGTGTGACGGACCATACATGACCATGGTGTTGGCTGTCCAATGAATGCAATGGAGCACAGAAAGCACAGTATTAATGAGATTAATAGAAGGAAACTTAGTTCCGAGTTATTTGCCCTTACAATGGGAGTGTTTATGAAATGTAAGAAAACAGCCGCCACAGCTCCCGTGATACAAGCTCCAAACAGTGAAATTGTCATGAGCGTGACTCCCATGCTGTCTTGAAAGGAGAGAAACTCAATTTCTTTAAGAATGCATTGATTTCTTGGATCATTGGGCCAGTAATCTGTAGGGCATTTAATGCATTCTATCGAATCTGTACAGAAAGAAAGGTACAAATAATAGTTCAAGTgcccatttttacattttttttaaattgacgAAAGCTGCTGACATGGTAAGTCCAAAATATCACGTGCTGTTAAATATTCCCTCGTACGTGTTTACTGCTGAATTATTGGCGACAGTGCTCATTCTTGCCTACCTGTTTGGTTACTGATCTCCCCATCAGCGCATGGGAAACAATCAAAGCAGCAAACAGGCTGGCCCTTACGGACGGCTCTTCTTGTACCTGCAAAACAACTATCACTACACGTTGAGACAGGAacctgtggagacaaagggctagatTTTAACCTCCTCAGAACCCATCCACTTGTCTAGAGTAAAAGCCCGGCCCTCTCAGGAAGTCTTATTAAAATTTATCGTGTAGTGAAATCGTAACTCGTTGATTCATTGATAAATGTACCTTTGCTATTTGAGAACATTTCGTCACTTCTTTCTACTTGTGTAACTTGATTGCATTTCAATATAAGTCGGTTTGCCAAATGTAACTAAGACGCAAACTATTTGACCTCTGATATTTTGCACATCAACAGCATATTGCTAACTAGGAACCCAGATTTTAAAACACCTTCATCGCGATCAATGGAAGTTCAGCATAAATGAGTTGCGGAACATACACTTAACAGGAGAACAGGACTTGTGTGTAACCCGTCCAATAAAACATACAACGGAGACACACAGTATTTCGGGGGCTAACGTCATTCATTGTCAGTTATTTCATAACAATCAACGGGAATAAGAAAATGATATGCATAGTGTCAAAGTTGTTACTAAATTGTCACCATACATATTGCAGAGCAAGTGATTAATCGAATTCTTTGGCTAAATTCTCAATGTTCATCAAGTTAATGTTAATTACCAAAAATAGGAAAGCGGAAGATAAGGAAAGGCCATTGAAGCTCAATCATCTAGCGCATTAACTCTCCTACTGTGGAATCGATGTGTAATTTTGaatgtgcaggcttggagggccgaatggcctgttgctgtgctgtactgttctttgttctttgttcttgatccTGATGATTTGGCCTCCCGTATATTGCCTTGTCAATTAAACCAAATATTCCTTATTTTTGGTTAAATAAGTCTTCCTGTTTCAGATTTGCATTTCAGTAAATTCCATTAATCCCCTCCGACCCTACTTTCCTGGTGCACTTTGACCTAAACATTGTAGTTTACCTTACCGTGCTATTCATTTTTGTTATGTCTTCACCAGCCCCTTACTTTCGATAAACATAACAAATGATAGATGAAtataaattggatagctatctgcaaTTATTGTAATTGTTAAACCAGATTCCACTTGGATATTGATCATTCATATATTTCGAGAATTTGTTCTTAAAATGTGAATGAACTGGTAAGACATCCTTGTTTACGTCAGAACATTAAAAGCCAACCTGACAGCATGGGAATGGAGTTATGTGTCGGTCTCAAGAGAGTAAGCAAGGAGATTCCCCTCCCTGAAAGTGATGAATGATCCTGTttgaatttttacaacaatccagcaactGTTCTCCTGCTGTCATCCCACCAATTGAATTCAGTTTCATAACTTGTCATGGAGAAGGATTTGAACACATCACCACTGGGTTAGTGGTCCAAAGCCAAAACGACTGCACTGTCGTGCCCTCTTTTTGATGTGAAATGAAATGGCAGGTTTACACATAGGGGTAATATTGTTTATTTGAATATCCATCAAATCAATGAAACCCTGATGATAATCAAAACGTGAAATGGTCAAAACAGTATAGAATAGACATTAaaacagagataaaaacaagaaatgctggaaccactcagcaggtctggcaacatctgtgaaaagagagcagagttaacgtttcgggtcagtgacccttcttcggaactgacaaatattagaaaagtcacaggttataagaaagtgaggtgggggtggggcaagagataacaaaggaggtctagattggaccaggccacatagctgcccaaaaggtcacggagcaaagtcaaacaatatgttaatggtgtgttgaaagacaaagcattagtacagattaggtgttaatacactgaatattgaacagcagcaagtgcaaacctgaaaaaaacagtgggttagcaaactgaacaaacgaagatgaatgaactaaatgcaaaaaaaagttgtaaaaaatgtaaaataagaatgtaaaaaaaaaggaagaaaaaaataaactaaaaatgaaactaaaatggggggctgtcatgctctgaaattattgaactcaatgttcagtccggcaggctgtagtgtgcctaatcggtagatgagatgctattcctcgagcttgcgttgatgttcactggaacataaaggaacagcatctcatctaccgattaggcacactacagcctgccggactgaacattgagctcaataatttcagagcatgacagccccccattttactttcatttttagttatttttttcttcctttttcttttacattcttattttacattttttacaacttttttttgcaATTAGTtaattcatcttcgtttgttcagtttgcttacccactgttttttttttcaggtttgcacttgctgctgttgaatattcagtgtattaacagctaatctgtactaatggtttgtctttcaacacatcattaacatattgtttgcctttgctccgtgatcttttggtcagctatgtggcctggtccaatctcgacctccttttttatctcttgccccacccccacctcacttgcttataatctgtgacttttctaatatttgtcagttccgaagaagggtcactgacccgaaacgttaactctgcttctctttccacagatgctgccagacctgctgagtgattccagcatgtcttgtttttatttcagatttccatcatccgcagtattttgcttttattttagatggaCCATGGTCTTTGTGCTTTTTGCAATTCCAGAGTTCCAATTTTCATTTGAAAGTGAACatttctgttttaataaagttcgcCTTCCATCAGTGAGTTAGATATAACGATAATGGAGTTGCTAATTAATAATAACAATCGATCTCTATCAATTGCAGTCTACAGCAGACGCAGACATGACCGATGGGGAAAAATACTTACTGGCGGGAAGATTTTGAGAATCACATGTTCGAAGTCTCCAGTCCCCTCAGTCATGCTACACTTATCACATGAGATGTCGCAAATTACTTCATATATTGTACCTCAAAACGTTAACAACTGAAAGAATTCGCTCTAATGTGTCTTTGAATCAATGCCAACAGCTTCCACCATATCCATAGGGGACCAAAtccatacatggacaaaagagctgaactcaagaggtgaggtgagagtgactgcccttgacatcaaggcagtatttggccgagtatggcatcaaggagccctagcaaaactggagtcaatgggaatgagagggaaaactctctgctggttggagtcatatctaacgcaaaggaaggtggctgtggttgttggaggtcaatcatctgagctccaggacatcagggcaggagttccacagggtagtgtcctaggcccaaccatcttcagctgcttcatcaatgaccttccttcaatcataatgtcagaagttgggatgttcgctgatgatttcacaatgttcagcaccattcgcgactcctcaaatactgaagcagtccgtgtagaaatgcagcaagatctggacaatatccaggcttggactgataagtgacaagtaacatttgcgccacacaagtgccagccaatgaccatgtccaacaagagagaatctaactatctccccttgacattcaacagcattaccatcgctgaatcacccactatccgacatcctaggggcgaccgttgaccagaaactgaactggagtagctatataaataccaaggctacaagagcaggtcagaggcttgcgccgagtaactcacttcctgactccccaaagcctgtccaccatctacaaggcacaagtcagaagtgtgatggaatactctccacttgcctggatgggtgcagctccaacaacactcgagaagctcgacaccatccagaacaaagcagcccacttgattggcacaccatgcacgaccattcactccctccaccactgatgcacagtggcagcagtgtgtaccatctgcaagatacactgcagcaatgtaccaaggctcctgagacagcaccttccaaacccgcgacctctaccacctcgaaggacaagagcagcagatgcattggacaaTCACCAACTGtaggttcccgtccaagtcacacaccatcctgacttggaactatatcgccattccttcacttgtcgctgggtcaaaatcctggaactcccttcctaaaagcactgtgggtgtacctacctcacatggactgcagaggttcaaaaagtcaactcaccaccaccttctcaagggcaattggggatgggcaataaatgctggcctagccagtgatacccacatcccatgaatgaataaaacaaattgaACAGAAGCTTGCAGATGTTTtccagattagttttgaatttatcaaccgcccccccccccacgaccATTCTCCCATCCCCCGTCACCCCCCATCACCACCAACACCCACTGACCAaccaccacacacccccccccctcccccaccctgccccccaccTCGCTCTCTTCTTGCGAAGGCCATGTCCTCTCGTTCTACTACTGAAATTCCTCTGCAAGTCCTAAACATCACATATTCAAAAGTATTCCCAAAAGCAGTTACTGAACAGCAGAATTGCTCGGGTCCCTGCCTGTAGGAACCTTATGTAATGTCATCAATAGTAATTGTTCAAATCAACGCGGTTGCGGCATGATTTAAGACAGAGGCTTGAGTCACCCCTCCTGGTCTTTGGTATATTGGGCATGGCCTTACTTTCTTTTTCAGCCCTGTTCCATGCCAAATTATTTCACTTTCATCCAACGCGAGTTCTTCTCCTGCCGGCAACGCTGCATCATAATAACCAACTTTAACAAACTCAACCGACCCATCAGGGCGCTTCTGCCAGTTTATCAGATCATAGGAAGCGATGGGATCTCCGTCCTGATCAAAACTTATTTCCTCTCCAAACTGGTTGGTGAAACGCACTTTCCTCAGGTACTGTAAAAGCTTCAGAAAAGGGAAAACAATTATATCTTTTGCCACTTTGAGTATATTTCATATTGTCTGCGaggaggtcatgcctcacaagccttattgaattctttgaagatgtgacaaaacacattgatgaaggaagagcagtggttgtggtgtatatggaatttagcaaggcgtttgataaggttccccgtggtaggctcattcagaaagtaaggaggcatgggattcagggaaagttggctggctggatacaaaattggctggcccatagaagtcagagggtgatagtagatggaaagtattcagcatggagctcggtgaccagtggtgttccacaaggatctgttctgggacctctgctctttgtgatttttataaatgacttggatgaggaagtggaaggctgagttagcaagttggccgatgacacaaaggttgctggagttgtggatagtgtggaaggctgttgtaggttgcaacgggacattgacaggatgcagaactgggctgagaagtggcagatggagttcaacctggaaaagtgtgaagtgattcattttgcaagGTCGAATGTGAAtggagaatacaggcttaaagacaggattcttggcagtgtggaggaacagagggatcttggggtccatgtccatagatcgctcaaagttgccacaaaagttgatagggttgttaggaaggcgtatggtgtgttggctttcattaacagggggattgagtttaagagccgcgaggttatgctgcagctctataaggccctggttcgaccacacttggaatattgtgttcagttctggtcgcctcattataggaaggatgtggaagctttagaaagggtgcagaggagatttaccaggatgctgcctggactggagggcatgtcctacgaagaaagattgagggagctagggcttttctcattggagcgaagaaggatgagaggtgacttgatagaggggtacaagatgatgagaggcatagatagagtggatagccagagactttttcccagggtggaaaggactatcaccagggggcataattttaaggtgattggaggaaggtttcggggagatgtcagaggtaggttctgtaCACAgtaagtggtgggtgcgtggaatgcgctgccagcggtggtagtagaagcagatacattaggggcatttaagcgactcttggataggtacatggatgatagtagaatgaagggtaggtagttagtttgatcttagagtaggttaataggttcggcacaacatcgtgggccgaagggcctgtactgtgctgtactgttctatgttctaggttCTATGTACCTATACTAAGACATTGGAACCGGACCCCTGCAATATTATGTGTACTCTTGCCGGCGTGTCGAGAGAAAAACAAATTATTTTGTTTATGGGATAAATAGTAGCTTGAGACATTTCCTCACCTGCTGGGGTTGAATGTTTGACTTTTGACCACATGTTTTGTTGCTAAATGGACCTTTCCCATTTTCACACGATTGTAAATTATGAAGGGCGTGTGCTCCAGCGTATACAGCTTTGTACACGTTGTAGGAAACTCTTAACTGGGACACCTCGGTATATGTAGACTCAATGGTCTCCAGGCTCTCTAAACCTGTGCATGGTCTATAAGGAAACGCTGATATGTTTTCTCCTGGTATCTGATTTGAGATTTTTACGCTACAGCCGAAGACCTCCCGCCAGAGTTCTTCCACAAACGGATCGTCTGCTGCTGTGGAAGGGTGGAGTTTGACTAGAAACTCTCTCAGTCCTGGAATTTCCGCTCTCCTGATTCCAAACCCGATTGTGCCTGACAATATTTCCAGAGTTTCCACTGACCACATTTGGAATGATGTGACCCAGGCTTCACTCGCGATCAGCTGGATGTCAGTAATGTTCTGCATTCTGAATTCTGTTATCAAAGACATCGTGTCACTCTCTCCACAGAATATTATGATCACTTTTGCAGAGGATTTTTTCATGGTCTTTGCAATCTGTCGCATTCTTTCTCTTGTACGACCAGGTGAAAGGAATTCAATGTAGGCGATGCAAATTTCAAACTTCGCAATTTCTTCAATTAAAGACCTCATCCCGAATCGGCCATAATCGTTGTCTTCAGCCACAGCGCCGATCCAAGTCCATTCAAAGTAGCGGATAAGCCGGACTAAAGCTTTCATCTGAACTGTATCAGTGGGAATTGTCCTGAAAAACGTTGGGAACTCACGCTTATCGCTGAGGCATGCGCATGAAGAGAAATAGCTGACCTATGGGGAAAGGAGAATAAACTGAGACatttagaatcatggaatgatcgTATCATGCAAAACAAAAAACACAATATGCCCATTGTATCTGTGTTGGCTCTTTAGCCAATTGGTCTcacagccttttccccatagcccagtactTTTTTCCCCTTTTCAGCtatttatccaatacccttttgaaagttactactgaatctgcttccaccgctattttaggcagcacattccaatTTATAACAAATCAAGATCAAGCTTTCTCTTCATCTCCCATctgcttcttttgacaattaccttgCATCTTTGCGCTCTGCTTTTCCAGCCCCACTGCTCATGGAAACAGTTCAAAGTAACAGTACACACCTACTTTAACTCGCCCTTGTAAGCGTTTGCTGCATATGAATTGACATATCTTACCATACCAATGCCGAAAGGGGCCACGACTCTCGACACGACGATAGATTGCGATGACCCACCATCTCCCACAATCATGGACACTGATGGAACTCCTGCACACGTGTAATTTGAAACGCTTCCGTCTTTCTCCTTCAGTAATTTGAAAGCTCCTTTCAGCCCTTCAGAAGGCGCGTCACAGCTGTCGAAAATCTTATAACCCAGAGTTATGTTAGGAAGCAATTCTGGGTT from Heterodontus francisci isolate sHetFra1 chromosome 11, sHetFra1.hap1, whole genome shotgun sequence encodes:
- the LOC137375100 gene encoding vomeronasal type-2 receptor 1-like yields the protein MSFFAIEVSDERLRFPSEKHELPVARWCISAFALLLREMRFNVTTQQSIMTSTARKARLIFTWVCNTCLRPAKQRQTSSTHKDKTKGEVFPSISSLKVQRKMLLSSSPPSERVEFNKDHLTSERDELKKERGTERHGFNPKEHRYNVTQLYFVNCCSNTVYQSDASQWLARLLERAVKSQPNWCRIGVTSRLDHARMSESLSERTLLNQLDFYDNLSVQASLLFMQTHIGFWSHELNAQVISFGDVGSGMTIGLRTLRVLRISGSNFKAEKNTVCNKMLASAVDPTCKLREKFNPGIFQDGDVILGGLFPMHLRAAPDYNSFRSKPQPVRCVEFSQRGLRWAQTMVFAIEEINRNPELLPNITLGYKIFDSCDAPSEGLKGAFKLLKEKDGSVSNYTCAGVPSVSMIVGDGGSSQSIVVSRVVAPFGIGMVSYFSSCACLSDKREFPTFFRTIPTDTVQMKALVRLIRYFEWTWIGAVAEDNDYGRFGMRSLIEEIAKFEICIAYIEFLSPGRTRERMRQIAKTMKKSSAKVIIIFCGESDTMSLITEFRMQNITDIQLIASEAWVTSFQMWSVETLEILSGTIGFGIRRAEIPGLREFLVKLHPSTAADDPFVEELWREVFGCSVKISNQIPGENISAFPYRPCTGLESLETIESTYTEVSQLRVSYNVYKAVYAGAHALHNLQSCENGKGPFSNKTCGQKSNIQPQQLLQYLRKVRFTNQFGEEISFDQDGDPIASYDLINWQKRPDGSVEFVKVGYYDAALPAGEELALDESEIIWHGTGLKKKVPVSTCSDSCFAGTRRAVRKGQPVCCFDCFPCADGEISNQTDSIECIKCPTDYWPNDPRNQCILKEIEFLSFQDSMGVTLMTISLFGACITGAVAAVFLHFINTPIVRANNSELSFLLLISLILCFLCSIAFIGQPTPWSCMVRHTVFGVSFALSTSCILSKTLVVLMAFKATLPASNVMKWFGPKQQRSIVFLCTLIQIIICVIWLVTSPPLPAKNIKYQSAKIILECDVGSTVAFCCVFGYIGLLACTCLILAFLARALPDKFNEAKFITFSMLIFFVVWVTFIPAYVSTRGKYTDVVEIFAILASSFGLLSCIFAPKCYIILFKPEKNTKKHLIGKNVQT